Genomic window (Polaromonas sp. JS666):
ACATCGGCGCGCTGGCAGGCGTCAAGGTGTCGCCGGATGGCCGCGTGGTGTCCGAAGCCGAATGGAATGCCTCGGTGGGCCAATGGTTGCCCAGCAACGAAGACCGCGCTTACGTCGCCAGCCTGATGGGCCGTGTGGTCGAACCAGGCAAGTTTGCCAACTGGATTGCGCCGCCTGTCATGGGCATCAACCGCCAGCCGGTGGACTTCGACTACGTCCGTTTTAACTGATCTCCCCCAGCAAGGAAGATCATGCAGGGGGCACTTGGCGCCTCCTGCATGCCAATCAAGCCGATGACCGGGAACCGCCATGGATATGACCGAAATACACGTTATCAAGCAGCACCTGATTGATCCCGAAATCTGCATCCGCTGCAACACCTGCGAAGCCATCTGCCCGGTTCAGGCCATCACGCACGATTCACGCAACTACGTGGTCGATGCCGAAAAATGCAATCTCTGCATGGCCTGCATATCCCCGTGCCCGACCGGCTCGATTGACAACTGGCGCACCATGCCGCGCATCAAGGCCTACAGCCTCACCGAGCAACTGGGCTGGGACGAGTTGCCCCCCGAACTCACCCCGGAAGAACTTGCGGCCGAGGGCGTGGTCCCCGGTGCGATGCCCGAGATCGAACCGGTGGCGCCTTCACTGCCGGCTGCGGTCAGTGGCGAGACGGCCTTCAACAGTGCGCAGTACGGCGCCACAATGCCGCCCTGGTCGGCGGCGCACGGCTACACCAACCTGTACGGCGCCAAGGCGGCTGAAAAATTCATCACGGCCACGGTGGTTGGCAATGTGCGCGTCACCGAAGTAGGCAAGGAGTACGACACCCACCACATCGTGCTCGACTTTGGCAGCATGCCCTTCCCGGTGCTTGAAGGCCAGTCGATCGGCATTTTGCCGCCGGGAACCGACGAAGCGAGCAAACCGCACTATGCCAGGCAGTATTCGATTGCGAGCCCGCGCAACGGCGAGCGGCCCGGTTACAACAATGTGTCGCTCACCATCAAGCGCGTGCTGCAAGACCACCAGGGCAACGCGGTGCGCGGTGTCGGGTCGAACTACATGTGTGACCTGCAGATCGGCGACAAGGTGCAGGTGATCGGCCCGTTCGGCACCAGCTTCCTGATGCCCAACCACCCGCGGTCGAACATCGTGATGATTTGCACCGGCACGGGCAGCGCACCCATGCGCGCCATGACCGAATGGCGTCGCCGGCTGCGGCAATCGGGCAAGTTTGAAGGGGGCAAGCTGATGCTGTTCTTTGGCGCACGCACCAAGGAGGAGTTGCCGTATTTTGGCCCGCTCCAGACCCTGCCCAAGGATTTCATCGACATCAACTTCGCTTTTTCGCGCACGCTGGAGCAACCCAAGCGCTACGTGCAGGATGCGATGCGCGAGCGGGCCGCCGACCTGGGCGTCTTGCTCAAAGACCCTAACACCTACTTCTATGTGTGTGGACTCAAGAGCATGGAAGAGGGCGTGGTGCTGGCCTTGCGCGATGTGGCGCAGCAGGCTGGCCTGTCGTGGGAAACGGTGGGTGCGGCCCTGAAACAGGAAGGTCGGCTCCATCTTGAAACCTACTGAGCGATAGGCAAAGCAATAAGCAAAGCAATAAGCAACAAGCTCGCAATAAGCAGCTCCCCACCCACTTTTTTTGCCGGTAAGAAGGCCTATTGATGTTTCCGTAACTCATGACACCACACCGTTCGGGCTGAGCCTGGCCTGTCCTGAGCTTGTCGAAGTGGCGAAGCCCTTCGACAGGCTCAGGGCGAACGGTAGCGAAGTGCCTGTCAAGATTTATGAAAGTCTCCATAGCGCCTTCCGGCAACCGTTCGAGTCATGCCATGAAAAATCTGACCCTCTCATCCCGCGCCCCCGGCGTGGCTCAAGTCACCATGTCCCGCCCGGCGGTGTTCAACGCCTTTGACGAGGCGATGATCACTGAACTGGAAACGGCCTTCACCCAGCTTGCGGCCGATCCGGCCGTGCGCGTGATCGTGCTGGCGGGCGAAGGCCGGCATTTCAGCGCCGGTGCCGATCTGCAATGGATGCAGCGCGCCAGCACCGCCTCCCGCGAATGGAACCTGGACGATGCGCGCCGCTTTGCCGGCATGCTGGCGTGCATTGAGTCGTGCCCCAAGCCCACGGTGGCAAGGGTGCAGGGCGCGGCGTTGGGTGGCGGCGTGGGCCTGGTCTGCGCCTGCGACCTGGCGATTGCGGCCGACAACGCCAGCTTCGCGGTCAGCGAGGCGAGGTTCGGCATCTTGCCCGCGGTGATCGGCCCCTATGTGGTCAACGCGGTGGGCAGGCGCCACGCCAGGCGCCTGGCGCTGACGACCACGCGCATCCCTGCCGCCGAGGCACTGGCCATCGGGCTGGTGCAGCAGGTGGTTGGGCTGGACGCGCTCGATGCGGCGCTGGATGCCGCCATTGCCGAGCTGCTGGTCGGCGGGCCAGGCGCACAGCGTGAAATCAAGCAGCTGTTTGCCCAGCTTGAAGTCGGGCCGATCACGAATGAGGTGCGCGAGTTGACCGCGCAAACGATCAGCCGCGTGCGGGGTACCGACGAGGCCCGCGAAGGCTTTGCGGCCTTTCTGGGAAAGCGGCCACCGAACTGGATGGCGCAATGACCATGAACTCGACAGTCAACAAGCTCGACGAGGCGCCCCTGCTGGTGGTCGGCGCCGGTGTCATGGGGGTCGGTATTGCGCAGGTGGCGGCACAGGCCGGTCATGCGGTGATGCTTTACGACGCCCGCGAAGGCGCGGCTGCCGAAGCGAAAACCAAGCTGGCCAAGAGCCTTGATGCACTGGTCGCGAAAGGCAAGCTGACGGCACAAGGCGTGTCGCAAACGCTGTCGCGCATTGAGGCCATCGCCTCGCTGGCAGCGGCTGCCCCAGCGCGGCTGGTGATCGAAGCCATCGTCGAAAAGCTCGACGTCAAACGCGGACTGTTCCAGCAGCTCGAAGCCATCGTGGCCGCCGATTGCGTGCTCGCCACCAACACCTCGTCGATCTCGGTCACGGCCATTGCCAATGGCCTGCAACATCCGGCGCGCTTGGTCGGTATGCACTTTTTTAATCCGGTGCCGCAGATGCGGCTGGTCGAGGTGGTCTCGGGCCTGCAGACCGACCCGGCGGTGGCGGCGCTCATTTTTGACCTGGCCGGCGTCTGGGGCAAGGTGGCAGTGCATGCGCGCTCGACGCCGGGTTTCATCGTCAACCGCATCGCCCGGCCCTTTTACGCCGAAACGCTGGCACTGCTGCAGGAGCAGGCTGCCACGCCTGCGGTGCTCGATGCCTGTCTGCGTGCCGTCGGGTTTCGCATGGGCCCCTGCGCCTTGATGGACCTGATTGGCCACGACAC
Coding sequences:
- a CDS encoding enoyl-CoA hydratase-related protein, giving the protein MKNLTLSSRAPGVAQVTMSRPAVFNAFDEAMITELETAFTQLAADPAVRVIVLAGEGRHFSAGADLQWMQRASTASREWNLDDARRFAGMLACIESCPKPTVARVQGAALGGGVGLVCACDLAIAADNASFAVSEARFGILPAVIGPYVVNAVGRRHARRLALTTTRIPAAEALAIGLVQQVVGLDALDAALDAAIAELLVGGPGAQREIKQLFAQLEVGPITNEVRELTAQTISRVRGTDEAREGFAAFLGKRPPNWMAQ
- the boxA gene encoding benzoyl-CoA 2,3-epoxidase subunit BoxA — protein: MDMTEIHVIKQHLIDPEICIRCNTCEAICPVQAITHDSRNYVVDAEKCNLCMACISPCPTGSIDNWRTMPRIKAYSLTEQLGWDELPPELTPEELAAEGVVPGAMPEIEPVAPSLPAAVSGETAFNSAQYGATMPPWSAAHGYTNLYGAKAAEKFITATVVGNVRVTEVGKEYDTHHIVLDFGSMPFPVLEGQSIGILPPGTDEASKPHYARQYSIASPRNGERPGYNNVSLTIKRVLQDHQGNAVRGVGSNYMCDLQIGDKVQVIGPFGTSFLMPNHPRSNIVMICTGTGSAPMRAMTEWRRRLRQSGKFEGGKLMLFFGARTKEELPYFGPLQTLPKDFIDINFAFSRTLEQPKRYVQDAMRERAADLGVLLKDPNTYFYVCGLKSMEEGVVLALRDVAQQAGLSWETVGAALKQEGRLHLETY